A genome region from Arthrobacter sp. V1I9 includes the following:
- a CDS encoding helix-turn-helix domain-containing protein yields MPRFLTLADVAEQLQINSPAAYALVRSGELKAIQVGGRGQWRVEEKMLEQYIEERYAEASRMIQESKSKSV; encoded by the coding sequence ATGCCCCGGTTTCTTACACTTGCAGACGTCGCCGAGCAGCTTCAGATCAACTCTCCGGCTGCTTATGCCTTGGTCCGCAGCGGCGAGCTCAAAGCTATCCAGGTTGGCGGCCGGGGACAGTGGCGGGTCGAGGAAAAAATGCTTGAGCAGTACATCGAGGAACGGTACGCCGAAGCCAGCCGGATGATCCAGGAATCCAAGTCCAAGTCCGTCTGA